The genomic interval TTCCGGTTTCGATCGCCTTCGCGATTCCGCCTAACTTTTCGACTTCTTCGATGAGTTCCCAAGCGCGGTGAGCGAGAGAATGAGTGAGAGATTCTACGTAGTAGGAACCTCCCCAAGGATCGACGACGCGGTGAATGTTCGTTTCTTCCTGCAAAAAGATCTGCGTGTTTCTGGCGATTCTCGCGGAGAAGTCCGTCGGAAGCGCGATCGCTTCGTCGAGGGCGTTCGTGTGAAGAGACTGCGTATGTCCGAGCGCGGCCGCCAAGGCCTCGATACAAGTCCTCGCGACGTTGTTAAACGGATCCTGTTCGGTCAAACTCCAACCGGATGTCTGACAGTGAGTTCTGAGCGCGAGAGATTTTTGGTTTTTTGGATTGAATTGTTTTACGAGTTTCGCCCAGAGTAGACGTCCGGCTCTCATCTTTGCGATTTCCATAAAGTGATTCATTCCGATCGCCCAGAAAAAGGAAAGCCGAGGAGCGAATGTATCCACGTCCATTCCCGCTTTGATTCCGGTTCGAAGATATTCGAGTCCGTCTGCGAGAGTGTAGGCGAGTTCGATATCGGCTGTCGCTCCGGCTTCCTGCATGTGATAACCCGAAATCGAGATCGAGTTGAACTTGGGCATAAAGTCCGAAGTGTATTTAAAAATATCGGCGATGATCTTCATCGAAGGAAGAGGCGGATAGATATACGTATTCCGAACCATGAATTCCTTTAGAATGTCGTTCTGAATCGTTCCGGAAAGTTTATCCGCGCTCACACCTTGTTCTTCCGCGGCTACAATATAAAACGCTAATATAGGAACCACAGCCCCGTTCATCGTCATCGAAACCGACATCTGATCCAGAGGAATCTGATCAAAGAGAATCTTCATGTCTAAGATCGAATCGATCGCAACTCCGGCCTTACCGACGTCGCCGACCACACGTTCGTGATCGGAGTCGTATCCTCTGTGAGTCGCCAAGTCGAATGCGACCGAAAGACCTTTTTGTCCGGCCGCTAAGTTTCTACGATAGAATGCGTTGGATTCTTCCGCTGTGGAAAAACCGGCGTATTGACGGATCGTCCAAGGTTGTTGGACATACATCGTGGAATAGGGTCCGCGTAAGTAGGGAGGAATTCCCGCTCCATAGTCGAGGTGTTCCATCCCCGCGAGATCTTCCGCAGTATAAACCGGTTTTACGGGAATCTTTTCGGGAGTGTTCCAGATCTTCGGATCGATGGAACCTAAGCCTAACTCGTCAAGAGCTGACTTTTCCCAGTCGGATTTGGAAACGGTTTTCTTTCCCTGTGACGCATAACGTTTTGGATCAAAACTCGGACGTTTCATTGGATGCCCAGCCTTTTCTGAATGGTTTTCAGAGTTTCTAAATGTTGGGATTTTACGTGGATAAACAATTCGATTCCTTTGGATTTAATGGAATCGATTTGTTCCACCGGATTCCCGGCTACGATTCCTAAAAGATTTGAGTTCTGTTTTTTGAGAACGGAGAAGACAGAATCCACAAGTCCCGAAACCTCTTCGTCACTGGTGCAAAAGACGACGACGTCCGCGTTGTGTTCCTTTAAACCTTGCAAAGCTTCTTCCGGTGTCGCATAACTTCCCGGATCGACCACCTTATAACCGGCGCAGGCAAGAAAGTTTTGGGAGAAGATGGCTCTTGCCTTTTTCATCTTCAAGTCTCCCATCGGAAGCAAAAGTACAGTCGGAGTTTTTCCGTTCTTCTTTGCGAAACCTTCGGTCTTGATACGAATCTCTTCGATTCCGGCTCCGGCTCTGAATTCGGGAATCACTTCGCAGGTAAGTTCTCCCGGGACCGATTCGATCGTTCCCGAAAGTCCGTGAACGTTGAGTTCGCTTACGGAAATTCTATCTTCTCCATTTGGATACTGATTGGTTCCAAGAAGAATT from Leptospira stimsonii carries:
- the scpA gene encoding methylmalonyl-CoA mutase translates to MKRPSFDPKRYASQGKKTVSKSDWEKSALDELGLGSIDPKIWNTPEKIPVKPVYTAEDLAGMEHLDYGAGIPPYLRGPYSTMYVQQPWTIRQYAGFSTAEESNAFYRRNLAAGQKGLSVAFDLATHRGYDSDHERVVGDVGKAGVAIDSILDMKILFDQIPLDQMSVSMTMNGAVVPILAFYIVAAEEQGVSADKLSGTIQNDILKEFMVRNTYIYPPLPSMKIIADIFKYTSDFMPKFNSISISGYHMQEAGATADIELAYTLADGLEYLRTGIKAGMDVDTFAPRLSFFWAIGMNHFMEIAKMRAGRLLWAKLVKQFNPKNQKSLALRTHCQTSGWSLTEQDPFNNVARTCIEALAAALGHTQSLHTNALDEAIALPTDFSARIARNTQIFLQEETNIHRVVDPWGGSYYVESLTHSLAHRAWELIEEVEKLGGIAKAIETGIPKMRIEEAAARKQAKIDSGRDVIVGVNRYKAVEEKPLDILDIDNTAVRESQLRRLAELKKNRNGADVTAALDAITKCAGGGEGNLLALAVDAARKRATLGEISYAMEKVFGRYQATIRSISGVYSSEIEDDPDFKRAKELSDKFATLEGRRPRIMVAKMGQDGHDRGAKVISTSFADMGFDVDIGPLFQTPAEAAKQAVENDVHILGVSSLAAGHKTLVPQVIGELKKLGREDIMVIAGGVIPQQDYDTLYKAGVTGIFGPGTKISKAAADILELLIKDLESSKVNV